The genomic region GTTCTACTTTGGCGCCCCCCGATTTGCCCTAAGCGGGATTATTTCGATGATTATCGTCATGATCATCACCATGGTGGAAACCACCGGCGACGTCTTCGCCTGCGGCGAGATCGTGGGCCGGCGCATCACCCGCGACCACATTGCCCGCGCACTTCGCGCCGACGGCCTGTCCACCACCCTCGGGGGCATCCTCAACTCGTTCCCGTACACGTGTTTTGCCCAGAACGTGGGGCTCGTGCGGCTCACCGGCGTAAAGTCTCGCTGGGTCGTAGCGCTCGCCGGGGGCCTCATGATAATTCTTGGCATTATTCCCAAAGCCGGCGCCGTAGTCGCGTCGATTCCCGGGCCGGTTCTGGGAGCGGCTTCGCTTGCCCTATTCGCGAACGTGGCGCTCGTGGGCATCCAAATGCTCAGTAAAGTTGATCTGCACGACGCGCGTAACTCCGCCATCGTCACCACTTCGCTCGGCCTAGCTATGCTCGTGTCTTTCAAACCCGACATCGCGAACGTCTTCCCCTCGTGGGCACAAATATTCTTCGCTTCCGGCGTGACAATCGGGTCCATAACCGCAATCGTGCTCAACCTCGTGTTCTTCCACCTGGTGAAAACCCGCGGTGAGGACGTGGCACTCACTAAAGGTAAACGACTCACACTCAGTGACGTTAATGCGATGGACAAAACCCAGTTCGTCCACACGTTCAAACGCTTGTTCAATGACGCCACCTGGCCGGTGGAACGCGCCTACCAGTCGAAACCATTCGAAGATGTGCAGCACTTGCGTGACGCGTTCCAAGAGGCCGTGCTCACCGCCAGCCGCTCGGATCAAGACACGCTGATTAGTGCGTACCCCGACATGGCGCAGCTACTGCTTTCAGACGAAGGGGCTGCGCAGCAGATTTCGCAAGACATTGGCTCCCTGGCGCTGGATCAAATGGACGACAAAGAACGCGAAGAAATCCAAGAACTATCCGACCGGTACCGCAAGAGATTTGCCATGCCGTTCGTGGCATGCCTCGGCGCGCTCACCTCGCGGGAACAAATCGCGAAAAAAGGGTTGCGCCGGCTAGAGAACTCTCCGGTGCAAGAACGAATCGTCGTCCTGTCTGAAATCGTGGAGATCGCGAACGACCGGTTCTCCATCATGCTCACAAACGCGAACCCGGTACGGACCGCGTGGTCACGCAAATTCGAACGCCTCGACTAGGCTGGCACGCCGGAGCTACTCTGGGTCCTGCGGGCAGCCGTTGAAAGCGCTGGCAAGCAAAAATCTAAGTAAAACTCTAGGGGTGCTGATCCAAGTCGATCAGCACCCCTTTTTCGTCACCTTTATCAACCGATGCCTACCAGATATGGGACAGTTACCTAGTAATGCCTGCCATCTGATGGCCAGTAACCCTCAGGAGAACGCCTCCTCGCCTACCGCCAATCGCCGGCTGTTCTGAAGTGGGAGCGGGCCTAGTCTTTATGCGCCACAGCTTCGGCCGCCTCATCCTTCAAAGCAGCGTCATCGCTGTCGTTCGCCTGCGCAGCCTCTTCTGCCTCGTCCGACTGCTCGGTCTCCTCGGTATCCAGCAGGTACGGCTGTGCTTCTTCCTCCGTGAATTCTTCTACATCAGAGTCCGCAACGAGTTCAGTTGCCACCTCATGGTGAATCTGATCAGACAAATCGGAGTTCTCCACATTCGAATCTTCGATAGTGCGAGTAAGTTCCGTGCGGTGCTTGCGCTGGAAGCGCTTGCGCGGATGCAACTTACGCTGAATCAGATCGCGTACCCGCTCGCGCCGCTCGTGTTCTTCCGTAATCTCTCCATAGGAACGCAGCCACGACACCACCAGAATTGCAACCATCGCCACGCCCAAATAACCCAGGATTGGGAACAGCCACGAAATCAGTGACTTGAACCCCAGGAAGCTGAATACGAATCCCGCCAGCGTGCTCAAAATCAATGCGGGGCGGAACCAACTTGGTTTCACCGCTTCCGCACGTTTTGCGAGCGCGTAGTAGATCCCGATT from Gleimia hominis harbors:
- a CDS encoding solute carrier family 23 protein, whose amino-acid sequence is MSTKDIDPVNYKPPFGKTLLLSTQHVLAFYAGAVVVPLVIAGGLNLTPAQTIHLINADLFTCGIATLIQSVGFWKIGVRLPIIQGVTTTAISPIIAIGLAVTGPDGGAEGLPTIYGSIIVAGLFTFLAAPYFAKIVRFFPPVVIGTVLATMGITLLGVSAGDIINRVDEMQPPQPIAMRSLAYAAGTLLIIILVQRFFRGFLGTISVLLGLVIGTGVAIALGDASFSEVGTSHWLGVTTPFYFGAPRFALSGIISMIIVMIITMVETTGDVFACGEIVGRRITRDHIARALRADGLSTTLGGILNSFPYTCFAQNVGLVRLTGVKSRWVVALAGGLMIILGIIPKAGAVVASIPGPVLGAASLALFANVALVGIQMLSKVDLHDARNSAIVTTSLGLAMLVSFKPDIANVFPSWAQIFFASGVTIGSITAIVLNLVFFHLVKTRGEDVALTKGKRLTLSDVNAMDKTQFVHTFKRLFNDATWPVERAYQSKPFEDVQHLRDAFQEAVLTASRSDQDTLISAYPDMAQLLLSDEGAAQQISQDIGSLALDQMDDKEREEIQELSDRYRKRFAMPFVACLGALTSREQIAKKGLRRLENSPVQERIVVLSEIVEIANDRFSIMLTNANPVRTAWSRKFERLD